A single genomic interval of Electrophorus electricus isolate fEleEle1 chromosome 4, fEleEle1.pri, whole genome shotgun sequence harbors:
- the LOC113589845 gene encoding F-box only protein 40 isoform X2, whose protein sequence is MGRHGKSSTGPHKHCETCYNHHCKVPVEISTSCVVISCRLLCGATFHLCKEDEHRLLCPREMVPCLSAHYGCPMSMPRHRLAQHLEVCPASVVSCSLEWNRWPIPETDTAFYENALSEPNYMNQLDVAMALRDQKLLFSSIKMSRLFPELMERLEGPAVQETDGASGDVGPNAWKAGDLSRDETLDVSDGQEVQELTREEIMALARTKDLACLENYVMWEGMFKKEMEGCKQTVKNLQDNTGPKKKEGQSTAGYGEAVQSPQEVQKSKNVAAVDLAKTGFAPWQDGVLERLRQEVHVSEYNMYLVHNGCMLINFGQLAACTPKEKDFVYGSLEPIKVETIRSFNIPKSFTAKRNHLKDPSQRAKRTDQNVDTSDLGVSIQELPRSDEVQTTLLCCLERELKGHQICETVATDGLYVDQGTQTYDFPSAPFRPDTLLIDITDRSPPRLCVQVQTESVTRRHNKSSSTFTYLCSHTFRRDEYPWHFRNVHADIQSCLTGWFIQRCPLAYLGCTYNQCHFRPSVNQAVVSYSQDLSAFTLRPQVAASLYKGVRTGNSERKHPRNLDQLSRLPFEILQHIAGFLDSVSLCHLSQVSQLMREVCETLLQKRGMVSLKWEKKTYSHGGTCWRARKKVWEFSSLFSPVDKWIFKEMPPMAEHLKVCPYYQCERRSEPVALVSTRDATGMVERGRILYCPGQGHEG, encoded by the exons ATG GGCAGACATGGAAAGTCTAGCACTGGCCCGCACAAGCACTGTGAGACGTGTTATAACCACCACTGTAAAGTCCCTGTGGAGATCTCCACTTCCTGTGTAGTCATTTCCTGCCGTCTCCTCTGTGGGGCTACTTTCCACCTGTGCAAGGAAGATGAGCACCGTCTGCTCTGCCCTAGGGAGATGGTACCCTGCCTCAGTGCCCACTACGGCTGCCCCATGTCCATGCCCCGACACCGGCTTGCCCAGCACCTGGAGGTGTGCCCAGCCAGCGTGGTCAGCTGCTCCCTGGAGTGGAACCGGTGGCCCATccctgagacagacacagcctTCTACGAGAACGCTCTGAGTGAACCCAATTACATGAATCAGCTCGATGTAGCAATGGCTCTCAGGGACCAGAAGCTCCTTTTCAGCTCCATTAAGATGAGTAGATTGTTTCCTGAGCTCATGGAGAGGCTCGAGGGACCTGCTGTACAGGAAACTGATGGAGCATCTGGGGACGTGGGCCCGAATGCATGGAAGGCTGGAGACTTAAGCCGAGATGAAACTTTAGATGTCTCTGATGGCCAAGAGGTGCAGGAACTGACACGGGAGGAGATTATGGCTCTGGCCAGGACCAAAGATTTGGCCTGCCTGGAGAACTATGTAATGTGGGAGGGGATGTTTAAAAAGGAGATGGAGGGTTGcaaacaaacagtgaaaaaCCTGCAGGATAACACTGGTCCCAAGAAAAAAGAGGGCCAGTCCACAGCTGGTTATGGAGAGGCAGTACAGAGTCCTCAGGAAGTCCAAAAGTCTAAGAATGTCGCTGCAGTGGATCTTGCCAAGACTGGCTTTGCTCCTTGGCAGGACGGCGTCCTGGAAAGACTTCGCCAAGAGGTCCACGTATCCGAGTATAACATGTATCTTGTGCATAATGGTTGCATGCTTATCAATTTTGGCCAGCTGGCAGCTTGCACCCCAAAAGAAAAAGACTTTGTTTATGGGTCTCTAGAACCTATCAAGGTGGAGACGATTCGTTCTTTCAATATCCCCAAAAGCTTCACAGCCAAGCGTAACCACCTGAAAGATCCATCCCAGAGAGCCAAGAGAACTGACCAGAATGTGGACACCTCGGATTTGGGAGTGTCCATCCAAGAACTTCCGAGGTCAGATGAAGTCCAGACCACCCTGCTGTGCTGTCTAGAGAGGGAGCTGAAGGGCCACCAGATATGTGAGACTGTGGCGACAGACGGTCTCTATGTGGACCAGGGCACACAGACCTACGATTTCCCCTCTGCACCATTCAGACCTGACACATTGCTCATTGACATTACAGATCGCAGCCCCCCGAGACTCTGTGTGCAGGTTCAGACCGAGTCTGTGACAAGGAGACACAACAAGTCCAGCTCAACCTTTACTTACCTCTGTAGCCACACCTTCCGGCGGGATGAGTACCCCTGGCACTTCCGAAACGTGCACGCAGACATCCAGTCCTGCCTTACGGGCTGGTTTATACAGCGGTGTCCCCTGGCTTACCTGGGCTGCACCTACAACCAGTGCCACTTCCGGCCTTCCGTGAACCAGGCTGTGGTGAGCTATAGCCAGGACCTCAGCGCTTTCACCCTCCGGCCACAGGTGGCAGCATCACTGTACAAGGGTGTAAGAACTGGAAACAGTGAGCGAAAGCATCCAAGGAACCTGGACCAGCTGAGCAGGCTTCCCTTTGAGATCCTCCAGCACATTGCCGGCTTCTTAGACAGTGTGTCTCTCTGCCACCTGTCTCAGGTGTCCCAGCTAATGAGGGAGGTTTGTGAAACTTTGCTCCAGAAGAGGGGAATGGTGTCTCTCAAGTGGGAGAAGAAGACCTACTCCCATGGTGGGACCTGCTGGAGGGCCAGGAAAAAG GTGTGGGAATTCAGCAGCCTCTTCTCTCCGGTGGACAAGTGGATCTTCAAAGAGATGCCACCCATGGCCGAGCACCTGAAGGTCTGCCCTTACTACCAgtgtgagaggaggagtgagcCCGTGGCCTTGGTGAGCACCAGGGACGCCACAGGCATGGTGGAGCGTGGCCGTATTCTTTATTGCCCCGGTCAAGGACACGAAGGCTAA
- the LOC113589845 gene encoding F-box only protein 40 isoform X1: MGRHGKSSTGPHKHCETCYNHHCKVPVEISTSCVVISCRLLCGATFHLCKEDEHRLLCPREMVPCLSAHYGCPMSMPRHRLAQHLEVCPASVVSCSLEWNRWPIPETDTAFYENALSEPNYMNQLDVAMALRDQKLLFSSIKMSRLFPELMERLEGPAVQETDGASGDVGPNAWKAGDLSRDETLDVSDGQEVQELTREEIMALARTKDLACLENYVMWEGMFKKEMEGCKQTVKNLQDNTGPKKKEGQSTAGYGEAVQSPQEVQKSKNVAAVDLAKTGFAPWQDGVLERLRQEVHVSEYNMYLVHNGCMLINFGQLAACTPKEKDFVYGSLEPIKVETIRSFNIPKSFTAKRNHLKDPSQRAKRTDQNVDTSDLGVSIQELPRSDEVQTTLLCCLERELKGHQICETVATDGLYVDQGTQTYDFPSAPFRPDTLLIDITDRSPPRLCVQVQTESVTRRHNKSSSTFTYLCSHTFRRDEYPWHFRNVHADIQSCLTGWFIQRCPLAYLGCTYNQCHFRPSVNQAVVSYSQDLSAFTLRPQVAASLYKGVRTGNSERKHPRNLDQLSRLPFEILQHIAGFLDSVSLCHLSQVSQLMREVCETLLQKRGMVSLKWEKKTYSHGGTCWRARKKVWEFSSLFSPVDKWIFKEMPPMAEHLKVCPYYQCERRSEPVALEDDSSTSGVFIFNLDEYRHTHKPAMPAPQACDEYPTVTNTVYGR, encoded by the exons ATG GGCAGACATGGAAAGTCTAGCACTGGCCCGCACAAGCACTGTGAGACGTGTTATAACCACCACTGTAAAGTCCCTGTGGAGATCTCCACTTCCTGTGTAGTCATTTCCTGCCGTCTCCTCTGTGGGGCTACTTTCCACCTGTGCAAGGAAGATGAGCACCGTCTGCTCTGCCCTAGGGAGATGGTACCCTGCCTCAGTGCCCACTACGGCTGCCCCATGTCCATGCCCCGACACCGGCTTGCCCAGCACCTGGAGGTGTGCCCAGCCAGCGTGGTCAGCTGCTCCCTGGAGTGGAACCGGTGGCCCATccctgagacagacacagcctTCTACGAGAACGCTCTGAGTGAACCCAATTACATGAATCAGCTCGATGTAGCAATGGCTCTCAGGGACCAGAAGCTCCTTTTCAGCTCCATTAAGATGAGTAGATTGTTTCCTGAGCTCATGGAGAGGCTCGAGGGACCTGCTGTACAGGAAACTGATGGAGCATCTGGGGACGTGGGCCCGAATGCATGGAAGGCTGGAGACTTAAGCCGAGATGAAACTTTAGATGTCTCTGATGGCCAAGAGGTGCAGGAACTGACACGGGAGGAGATTATGGCTCTGGCCAGGACCAAAGATTTGGCCTGCCTGGAGAACTATGTAATGTGGGAGGGGATGTTTAAAAAGGAGATGGAGGGTTGcaaacaaacagtgaaaaaCCTGCAGGATAACACTGGTCCCAAGAAAAAAGAGGGCCAGTCCACAGCTGGTTATGGAGAGGCAGTACAGAGTCCTCAGGAAGTCCAAAAGTCTAAGAATGTCGCTGCAGTGGATCTTGCCAAGACTGGCTTTGCTCCTTGGCAGGACGGCGTCCTGGAAAGACTTCGCCAAGAGGTCCACGTATCCGAGTATAACATGTATCTTGTGCATAATGGTTGCATGCTTATCAATTTTGGCCAGCTGGCAGCTTGCACCCCAAAAGAAAAAGACTTTGTTTATGGGTCTCTAGAACCTATCAAGGTGGAGACGATTCGTTCTTTCAATATCCCCAAAAGCTTCACAGCCAAGCGTAACCACCTGAAAGATCCATCCCAGAGAGCCAAGAGAACTGACCAGAATGTGGACACCTCGGATTTGGGAGTGTCCATCCAAGAACTTCCGAGGTCAGATGAAGTCCAGACCACCCTGCTGTGCTGTCTAGAGAGGGAGCTGAAGGGCCACCAGATATGTGAGACTGTGGCGACAGACGGTCTCTATGTGGACCAGGGCACACAGACCTACGATTTCCCCTCTGCACCATTCAGACCTGACACATTGCTCATTGACATTACAGATCGCAGCCCCCCGAGACTCTGTGTGCAGGTTCAGACCGAGTCTGTGACAAGGAGACACAACAAGTCCAGCTCAACCTTTACTTACCTCTGTAGCCACACCTTCCGGCGGGATGAGTACCCCTGGCACTTCCGAAACGTGCACGCAGACATCCAGTCCTGCCTTACGGGCTGGTTTATACAGCGGTGTCCCCTGGCTTACCTGGGCTGCACCTACAACCAGTGCCACTTCCGGCCTTCCGTGAACCAGGCTGTGGTGAGCTATAGCCAGGACCTCAGCGCTTTCACCCTCCGGCCACAGGTGGCAGCATCACTGTACAAGGGTGTAAGAACTGGAAACAGTGAGCGAAAGCATCCAAGGAACCTGGACCAGCTGAGCAGGCTTCCCTTTGAGATCCTCCAGCACATTGCCGGCTTCTTAGACAGTGTGTCTCTCTGCCACCTGTCTCAGGTGTCCCAGCTAATGAGGGAGGTTTGTGAAACTTTGCTCCAGAAGAGGGGAATGGTGTCTCTCAAGTGGGAGAAGAAGACCTACTCCCATGGTGGGACCTGCTGGAGGGCCAGGAAAAAG GTGTGGGAATTCAGCAGCCTCTTCTCTCCGGTGGACAAGTGGATCTTCAAAGAGATGCCACCCATGGCCGAGCACCTGAAGGTCTGCCCTTACTACCAgtgtgagaggaggagtgagcCCGTGGCCTTG